The Methylobacterium durans nucleotide sequence CGTGAGAAATCCAACTGGCTTACAGGACATCAAGGTCATGATGGAGTGTCCGCCGTCAGCGCTCCTGAGACACATCGAGGCCCTTCACGAACGGAGGATGGCTGGTTCATCGTAGTCCTGAGGCACGACGATGAAGCAGACATCCGGACTGGCACGCAAGCCGGCAGACGCGGTGATCAAAGACATCCGCCGGGCCACCCGCCGGCAGTTCTCGGCCGAGGAGAAGATCCGCATCGTGCTGGAGGGCCTGCGCGGCGAGGACAGTATCGCCGAGCTGTGTCGGCGCGAGGGCATCGCCAGCTCGATGTACTACGGCTGGTCCAAGGAGTTCCTGGAAGCCGGTAAGAAGCGGCTGGCGGGCGACACGGCGCGGGCGGCGACAGCAGACGAAGTCAAGGAGCTGCGCCGCGAGGCGGGCGCGCTGAAGGAGGTTGTGGCCGATCTCCTCCTGGAGAACCGCCTGCTCAAAAAAAGCATGAGCGGGGCTGGGGACGACGAGGCATGAGGTACCCAGCCCCTGAGAAGCTGGAGATCATCCGGCTGGTTGAGCAATCCCACCTGCCGGTGCGCCGCACCCTGGAGAAGCTCGGCATCACCCGATCGACGTTCTACCGCTGGTACGACGCCTACCTGAGAGGCGGTCCCGAGGCATTGGCTGACCGACCATCCCGGCCCAGCCGGGTCTGGAACCGTCTACCGACAGAGATCCGCGAGCAGATCGTCGCCCTCGCGCTGGAGGAGCCGGAACTCAGCCCACGCGAACTGGCGGTGCGCTTCACCGACGAGCGGCGCTACTTCGTCTCGGAAGCCAGCGTCTACCGCCTGCTCAAGGCCCAGGACCTGATCACCAGCCCCGCTTACATCGTCGTCAAGGCCGCCGACGCGTTCCGCGACAAGACCACGGCGCCCAACCAGCTCTGGCAGACCGACTTCACCTACCTGAAGGTTGTCGGCTGGGGCTGGTACTACCTGTCGACGGTGCTGGACGACTTCTCGCGCTTCATCGTGGCCTGGAAGCTCTGCGCCACGATGCAGGCCAGCGACGTCACCGCCACGCTCGATCTGGCGCTGACCGCGGCCGGGCTCGATCAGGTGCCGGTGGCGCATCGCCCGCGGCTGCTGACCGACAACGGATCGAGCTACGTCGCGGGTGACTTGGCGACATGGCTTGGCAGCCGAGGCATGACCCACATCCGCGGTGCGCCGCGCCATCCCCAGACGCAGGGCAAGATCGAGCGCTGGCACCAGACGCTCAAGAACCGCATCCTGCTCGAACACGCCTACCTGCCGGGCGAGTTGGAGGCCCGGGTTGCCGCCTTCGTGGAGCACTACAACCACGTCCGAGCTCACGAGAGCCTGGGCAATCTCACCCCCGCTGACGTCTATCTCGGCCGCGGCGAGGGCATCCTGCGCGAGCGGGCGCAGATCAAGCGTCAGACCCTCATCGACCGCCGCTTGCGCCACCACGCGCGGGCTGCCTAACCTCTCAACCCAGGTGGACCAGAGCCTCCGTTCCTGAGCGTCCCAGATCGTCTCAAATCATCTGACGACGGACAACCCAGAAAGCCAAGGAGGTTGCTTGCGGCAGTTCGCTTCATGAGGAGAAGGCCAACACGGCCTTTGTGGAAGGCGTGCGCCGGTACGCCATGAACGTGCGCGAGCTGGACATCGACCTGATCGACCGGGTGAACCCGTTCGGCGAGGCCTATTCGATCCTGGCCAAGACCATGAGCGAGGACAGCTTGAAACAGGTCGCGGCGGCGATTGCCGCAAAGCGCACCACCCTGACGCCCGAGGAAGCTAAGGAGCTGGCGGTGCGCGCCGTCCGATTTAAGAAGGAGCGTGGCCGTCTCCCGTCGATCAGCTCGGCCGATGCCTGGGAAAAGCGCATGGCCGAAGGCGCTGCCGCCTTCGTTCGCTTCAAGGATGAGGGCCGCTATGAGTGATCTCGACCTTGATGAACTCCGCTCTGAATTGGAGGATTTTGCTCGGCCGGAAAAGAAGGGCGGGCGGTCGGCGCGCGAGGAGCGGATCATCGCCGGCTTCGAGGACATACAGCGCTTTGTGGAGACACACGGCCGCGCCCCGCAGCATGGCGAGGATGGCGACATTTTCGAGCGGCTATATGCCGTGCGCCTCGACCGGCTGCGCGCGCTTGAGGAGTGCCGCTCCTTGCTGGCCGGGTTCGACCATCAGGGCTTGCTGACTGAGGCGCTTGCCGCGCCCGCCGCACCGGTCGAAGCCATGGACGATGACGAACTGCTGGCAGAGCTGGAAGGGGCCGCAGGCTCGTCCGATATCACGCAGCTTCGTCACGTCCGGAGCGCTGTGCAGAAGCGAGAGGCTGAGGAGATCGCGACCAGAGAGCGATGCGCAGACTTCGAGAAATTCAAACCGCTCTTTCAGCAGGTCCAGAACGAACTCACCAGTGGGCTTCGTATAACGAGGCCGTTCGTCAAGGACGCCGGCTTCTCAAAGGCAGAAATCAAGGCAGGGCAGTTCTTTATTCTTGGAGGCCAGACGGCCTATGTGGCGTCTGTTGGAGAGCCCATCAGAGCGCCGAATGGCGATTCGGACGCCCGGCTCAGAGTTGTATATTCCAACGGCACCGAGAGCGATTTGCTCCTGCGGTCTCTACAGCGTGCTCTCTACAAGGATGAGGCGGGCCGTCGCATAACCGATCCCACCGCAGGGCCTCTGTTTGCGGATCAGGACGAGGATGGAGACGAGGCGAGCGGCACTATCTACGTGTTGCGAAGCAAATCGGATCATCCCACCGTGGCTGCTCACCGCAATATTCTTCATAAAATTGGAGTTACCAGTGGTAACGTCGAACGGCGAGTTTCAAATGCCCGTGTTGATCCAACGTTCTTGATGGCGGATGTCGAGATCGTGGCCACTTATGAACTATTCAATATCAACCGCACGAAGCTGGAAAATCTGATTCATAGGATTTTCGGATGCGCGCGTGTTGATATAGAGATAAATGATCGGTTTGGGATGCCTGTTGTGCCAAAGGAATGGTTCCTTGTGCCACTCTTCGCTGTCAACGAGGCCGTCGAGCGCATCAGGGATGGCTCGATAACAGGCTACATTTACAACCCTAAGACAGCGAAATTGTCTCATTTCGCCGATACATAGGGCTCATTTATTGGCTCATCGAGTCAAGTTAGTGGCGTCAATGTTTGTGAGAGGGACTTGGAGTTTGTGATGCAGGTCCATTTGCGGCGCTGGTAGTTTTCGCCTGCGCCGGCCTCACTGCTGCTCCATAATAAATAGATGCATGAGACTCCCCTTCGATGTCGCTGAACTAAGTGCGCGGTTGCCGGCCCGCATGCAGCCCGGCTTCGTTGACGCCACAAGGCGCGCTAAGACTCGCTACACAGTGCCCTGTCTCGGGATGAGCAACTGCTCGATGGAGCAGGATCTGTTCCACAGACGGTTGAGGGCATGCCGCGCTTGGCTTTCTGAGCATTGTGCCGGCGGCTTTGATGTCGTTCCCATACGTGATCCTCAGCAGCGCCTTATTGGCCGTCTCTTCCGCTTCGCGGATCCTGAGGACGCTCTCTTGTTCAAGCTGCGCTTTGGGTGATCGGGCGTTCAGGGCGGGCGCGGCGTTCGACTCGGTTCCTCGGAGCTTCTGGCTGTCCCCGCTTCTACACCGGAAACATTGACCCTCGCCTGAGTGGTACGATCATCCTCGTCGGGGACGATCGTACCAGAGGGGTTGGATGGCGACGGTCTATCGGCGTGGCACCCGGTGGTGGATCAGGTTTCAGGCGAATGGGAAGGAAGTTCGGCGGTCTGCCGGCGCATCCTCGAAAGCGGTCGCTCAGCAGTACCTCGCTCAGCTCTTGGAGGAGCATCGCCGCCTTGATCGCGGCGGCCGTCCACGACGCTCCTATCGAGAAGCGTTCGAACGGTTCGCCTCAGAGTATTTGCCGACGCTCAAGCCCTCTACCCAGGCACGCTACCGTGAGAGCTTCAAGCATATAAGCCCTCGCTTCGGAACGCTCTACCTCGATGAGATCAGTAAAGGGCGCCTCAGCGATTTCGTGGCGGCCCGGAAGCACGAGGGTGTCACCGGAGCTACCATCCGGCGGGATTTGGCGACGTTGAGTTGCCTCTTCTCCTGTGCGGTCGCGTGGGACCTTGTTGAGGTCAATCCGGTCCGGCAGTTCTCGAAGAAACACATCCGCGAGGCGCCTCCTCGCACATCGTATCCAAGCGACGAGGAAATCGAACGCCTGATCATGCACGCAACTCCGATGATCGGGCGGCTGATCCGCTTCCTTGCTGAGACTGGCATGCGGCAGGAGGAGGTTTGCAGCCTCGAATGGAAACAGGTCTCGATCGAGCGCCGAGAAGTTCGCCTCTGGAAGACCAAAACATCATCGCCCCGGACTGTACCGCTGAGCGATGGAGCACTCGGCACACTGGTCGGCACACCGCGCCATGCTGACCAGCGCTACGTCTTCTGGCATGGTGCGGACGGGCAGCGGTACACCCACTTTGCCAGCCGGTTCGCCAGCATTGCGAAGCGAGCCAGGGTGCCGTGGCGCTGTCATGATCTGCGCCACCGCTTCGCCAGCGTCTTTCTTC carries:
- a CDS encoding IS3 family transposase (programmed frameshift) is translated as MKQTSGLARKPADAVIKDIRRATRRQFSAEEKIRIVLEGLRGEDSIAELCRREGIASSMYYGWSKEFLEAGKKRLAGDTARAATADEVKELRREAGALKEVVADLLLENRLLKKHERGWGRRGMRYPAPEKLEIIRLVEQSHLPVRRTLEKLGITRSTFYRWYDAYLRGGPEALADRPSRPSRVWNRLPTEIREQIVALALEEPELSPRELAVRFTDERRYFVSEASVYRLLKAQDLITSPAYIVVKAADAFRDKTTAPNQLWQTDFTYLKVVGWGWYYLSTVLDDFSRFIVAWKLCATMQASDVTATLDLALTAAGLDQVPVAHRPRLLTDNGSSYVAGDLATWLGSRGMTHIRGAPRHPQTQGKIERWHQTLKNRILLEHAYLPGELEARVAAFVEHYNHVRAHESLGNLTPADVYLGRGEGILRERAQIKRQTLIDRRLRHHARAA
- a CDS encoding GIY-YIG nuclease family protein; this translates as MSDLDLDELRSELEDFARPEKKGGRSAREERIIAGFEDIQRFVETHGRAPQHGEDGDIFERLYAVRLDRLRALEECRSLLAGFDHQGLLTEALAAPAAPVEAMDDDELLAELEGAAGSSDITQLRHVRSAVQKREAEEIATRERCADFEKFKPLFQQVQNELTSGLRITRPFVKDAGFSKAEIKAGQFFILGGQTAYVASVGEPIRAPNGDSDARLRVVYSNGTESDLLLRSLQRALYKDEAGRRITDPTAGPLFADQDEDGDEASGTIYVLRSKSDHPTVAAHRNILHKIGVTSGNVERRVSNARVDPTFLMADVEIVATYELFNINRTKLENLIHRIFGCARVDIEINDRFGMPVVPKEWFLVPLFAVNEAVERIRDGSITGYIYNPKTAKLSHFADT
- a CDS encoding tyrosine-type recombinase/integrase, with amino-acid sequence MATVYRRGTRWWIRFQANGKEVRRSAGASSKAVAQQYLAQLLEEHRRLDRGGRPRRSYREAFERFASEYLPTLKPSTQARYRESFKHISPRFGTLYLDEISKGRLSDFVAARKHEGVTGATIRRDLATLSCLFSCAVAWDLVEVNPVRQFSKKHIREAPPRTSYPSDEEIERLIMHATPMIGRLIRFLAETGMRQEEVCSLEWKQVSIERREVRLWKTKTSSPRTVPLSDGALGTLVGTPRHADQRYVFWHGADGQRYTHFASRFASIAKRARVPWRCHDLRHRFASVFLQETGDLAALQAILGHRHIAMTLKYAHLNTAHLHRAIRRVGTKPGTVPLVLSQQEGADTPVSP